In Strigops habroptila isolate Jane chromosome 4, bStrHab1.2.pri, whole genome shotgun sequence, a single genomic region encodes these proteins:
- the RPL27A gene encoding 60S ribosomal protein L27a yields the protein MFPKSAQDPTFATDYTRQRAHAVAVTPSSTWRCLPATFGHSQGRSSELRPFRGQSGGSPGEPANPAVTGHGGSPRSQAAPAPQTACSAPAERRSSRGPPTPTPPAERARCPPWISREFAPLPCASAKPRESSTPLPPSRRLSALSRATRPLSSLAHAGKMPSRLRKTRKLRGHVSHGHGRVGKHRKHPGGRGNAGGMHHHRINFDKYHPGYFGKVGMRHYHLKRNQKFCPTVNLDKLWTLVSEQTRLNYAKNEAGLAPVIDVVRSGYYKVLGKGKLPKQPVIVKAKFFSRRAEEKIKEVGGACVLVA from the exons ATGTTCCCAAAGTCCGCTCAAGACCCTACTTTCGCTACAGACTACACAAGGCAGAGAGCACACGCTGTGGCTGTAACACCGAGCAGTACCTGGCGCTGCCTGCCCGCTACCTTTGGCCACTCTCAGGGCCGCTCTTCAGAGCTGCGCCCGTTCCGTGGGCAGAGCGGCGGCAGCCCCGGGGAACCGGCAAACCCCGCCGTCACGGGGCACGGGGGATCGCCGCGCTCCCAGGCCGCCCCCGCCCCACAGACCGCCTGCAGCGCGCCCGCGGAGCGGCGGAGCTCGCGGGGTCCACCCACCCCAACTCCGCCCGCAGAGCGCGCCCGCTGCCCACCGTGGATCTCGCGAGAGTTCGCTCCCCTTCCGTGCGCCTCAGCGAAGCCTCGCGAGAGTTCGACTCCACTTCCGCCCTCGCGGCGCCTTTCCGCGCTCTCGCGAGCGACGCGCCCTCTCTCTTCCCTCGCGCACGCCGGCAAGATG CCTTCCAGGCTAAGGAAGACCCGGAAGCTGAGGGGACACGTTAGCCACGGCCACGGCCGCGTTG ggaaACATAGGAAACATCCTGGAGGACGTGGTAATGCTGGTGGTATGCACCACCACAGGATTAACTTTGATAAATA TCACCCTGGTTACTTTGGAAAAGTAGGCATGAGGCACTATCACTTGAAGAGAAACCAAAAGTTCTGTCCTACTGTCAATTTGGATAAACTATGGACGCTGGTCAGTGAACAGACAAGGCTCAATTATGCCAAAAATGAGGCTGGACTGGCCCCAGTCATTGATGTTGTGCGTTCG GGCTACTACAAAGTCCTGGGCAAAGGGAAGCTGCCCAAGCAGCCTGTGATTGTGAAAGCTAAGTTcttcagcagaagagcagaggagaagatcAAAGAAGTTGGTGGTGCCTGTGTGCTTGTTGCATAA